A genomic stretch from Strongyloides ratti genome assembly S_ratti_ED321, chromosome : 1 includes:
- a CDS encoding Heat shock cognate 71 kDa protein produces MKFKSSFIGGLLCLLTIGFIFCEEEADEKKYGTIIGIDLGTTYSCVGVFKNGRVEIIANDQGNRITPSYVAFTQDSGERLIGDAAKNQLTSNPANTIFDAKRLIGRDYTDKSVQADMKLWPFKVIDKNNKPNVVVTAKDGKKTFTPEEISAMVLTKMKNIAETYLGKEIKHAVITVPAYFNDAQRQATKDAGTIAGLNVVRIINEPTAAAIAYGLDKKEGEKNILVFDLGGGTFDVSLLTIDNGVFEVLATNGDTHLGGEDFDQRVMEYLIKLNKKKTGKDIRTDNRAVQKLRREVEKAKRTLSNTHQVTVEVESLFDGADFSETLTRSKFEELNMDLFRATMKPVQKVLDDAGLKKEDVHEIVLVGGSTRIPKVQQLIKEFFNGKEPSRGINPDEAVAYGAAVQGGVISGEDKSSGIVLLDVNPLTLGIETVGGVMSKIIPRNTVIPTKKSQIFSTASDNQQAVTISIFEGERPMVKDNHNLGNFDLTGIAPAPRGVPQIEVTFEIDVNGILHVSAEDKGTGSKNKITITNDQNRLSPEDIERMINDAEKFAEDDKKLKESVEVRNELEGYAYSLKNQVGDNTKLGGKLSEEEKTSIEEAVNRAIEFLDNNKEATVDELKQAKKDLEDVVTPIVSKIYQQSGTPGSDGATPENEEAGKEEL; encoded by the coding sequence ATGAAGTTTAAGTCTTCTTTTATTGGTGGATTACTTTGTTTATTAACTATaggatttattttttgtgaAGAGGAAgcagatgaaaaaaaatatggaaCTATTATTGGTATCGACTTAGGTACTACTTACTCTTGTGTTggtgtttttaaaaatggacGTGTTGAAATTATTGCTAATGATCAAGGTAATCGTATCACACCATCATATGTTGCTTTTACTCAAGATAGTGGTGAACGTCTTATTGGAGATGCTGCTAAAAATCAACTTACTTCAAATCCAGCTAATACTATTTTTGATGCTAAACGTTTAATTGGAAGAGATTATACTGATAAATCTGTTCAAGCTGACATGAAATTGTGGCCATTCAAagttatagataaaaataataaaccaAATGTTGTTGTTACAGCTAAAGATGGAAAGAAAACATTTACACCTGAAGAAATTTCTGCTATGgtattaacaaaaatgaaaaatattgcTGAAACATATCTTGGAAAAGAAATTAAACATGCTGTTATTACTGTACCAGCTTATTTTAATGATGCTCAAAGACAAGCTACAAAAGATGCTGGAACAATTGCTGGATTAAATGTTGTTAGAATTATTAATGAACCAACTGCTGCTGCAATTGCATATGGattagataaaaaagaagGTGAAAAAAACATTCTTGTATTCGATCTTGGTGGTGGTACTTTTGATGTCTCACTTCTTACTATTGATAATGGAGTTTTTGAAGTATTAGCAACTAATGGAGATACACATTTAGGTGGAGAAGACTTTGATCAAAGAGTTAtggaatatttaattaaattaaacaaaaagaaaactGGAAAAGATATTAGAACTGATAATAGAGCTGTTCAAAAGCTTCGTAGAGAAGTTGAAAAAGCTAAAAGAACTCTTTCTAATACTCATCAAGTTACTGTCGAAGTTGAATCTCTTTTTGATGGAGCTGATTTCTCTGAAACTCTTACTCGTTCAAAATTTGAAGAACTAAATATGGATCTTTTCCGTGCTACAATGAAACCAGTTCAAAAAGTTCTTGATGATGCTGGTTTAAAGAAAGAAGATGTTCATGAAATTGTTCTTGTTGGTGGTTCAACTCGTATACCAAAAGTTCAACAACTTATTAAAGAATTCTTTAATGGAAAAGAACCATCAAGAGGTATCAATCCAGATGAAGCTGTTGCTTATGGTGCTGCAGTACAAGGTGGTGTTATATCTGGTGAAGATAAAAGTTCTGGAATTGTTCTTCTTGATGTTAATCCACTCACTCTTGGTATTGAAACTGTTGGAGGAGTAATGAGTAAAATTATTCCAAGAAATACTGTTATTCCAACTAAAAAATCTCAAATTTTCTCTACAGCTTCTGACAATCAACAAGCTGTTACTATTAGTATTTTTGAAGGTGAACGTCCAATGGTTAAAGATAACCATAATCTTggaaattttgatttaactGGTATTGCTCCAGCTCCTCGTGGAGTTCCACAAATTGAAGTTACATTTGAAATTGATGTTAATGGTATTCTTCATGTATCTGCAGAAGATAAAGGAACAGGATCtaagaataaaattactataaCTAATGATCAAAATAGACTTTCTCCAGAAGATATTGAACGTATGATTAATGATGCTGAGAAATTTGCAgaagatgataaaaaattaaaagaatcaGTTGAAGTTCGTAACGAATTAGAAGGGTATGCTTACTCATTGAAAAACCAAGTTGGTGATAATACTAAACTTGGTGGTAAACTTTCAGAGGAAGAAAAAACATCTATTGAAGAGGCTGTCAATAGAGCTATTGAATTTTTAGACAATAACAAAGAAGCTACTGTTGATGAATTGAAACAAGctaaaaaagatttagaaGATGTAGTTACTCCAATTGttagtaaaatatatcaacAATCTGGTACTCCTGGATCAGATGGTGCTACTCCTGAAAATGAAGAAGCTGGAAAAGAAGAACTTTAA